The following proteins come from a genomic window of Candidatus Eisenbacteria bacterium:
- the lptG gene encoding LPS export ABC transporter permease LptG, producing the protein MKTLDGYILRRYLLALLTALIAFIAIFLILDLFEKLDDFIDHGVPIPVVGLYYLYRIPEILLLMLPVGMLLACLFSLGQHARNNEFTAIIGAGISLRRAILPVIAAAFVVSLAALAFGEFLAPPAAVRVKEIDDEMIRPGRSRIRSVRRDLSFLAEGGRFFRIDRLDVAKGEMENVVVQRLQENRLTERIDAKTAEWVDGTLVFRDGFFRRFSEEGLEEAVPFVERPEPAIRETPEDFAAVQKSPRQMSFRELTAHIRKARQSGGEVRKEEVELNMKIAFPFTSFLLVLLGAPLASLLRRGGNAVGFSIALALCFVYYLALRVGQSFGHNGYLPPLLAAWAGNILFGVAGIWLFRKLTNR; encoded by the coding sequence TTGAAGACGCTGGACGGCTACATCCTGAGGCGCTATCTGCTCGCCCTCCTCACGGCCCTCATCGCCTTTATCGCCATTTTCCTGATCCTCGACCTCTTCGAGAAGCTCGACGATTTCATCGATCACGGCGTTCCCATTCCCGTGGTGGGCCTCTACTACCTCTACCGCATCCCGGAGATCCTTCTCCTCATGCTCCCGGTGGGGATGCTCCTCGCCTGTCTCTTTTCCCTCGGGCAGCACGCCCGGAACAACGAATTCACGGCGATCATCGGAGCCGGCATCAGCCTCCGGCGCGCGATTCTGCCGGTGATCGCCGCCGCCTTCGTCGTAAGCCTCGCCGCCCTCGCCTTCGGCGAGTTCCTCGCCCCCCCGGCGGCGGTACGGGTGAAGGAGATCGACGACGAGATGATTCGCCCCGGACGCAGCCGGATCCGCTCGGTTCGCCGGGACCTCAGCTTTCTCGCCGAGGGGGGGCGTTTCTTTCGGATCGACCGTCTCGACGTGGCGAAGGGGGAGATGGAGAACGTGGTGGTGCAGCGCCTGCAGGAAAACCGGCTGACGGAGCGGATCGACGCTAAGACCGCGGAGTGGGTGGACGGCACGCTGGTCTTCCGGGACGGCTTCTTCCGGCGGTTCAGCGAGGAGGGGCTCGAAGAGGCGGTCCCCTTCGTGGAGCGGCCGGAGCCGGCGATCCGCGAAACGCCGGAGGATTTCGCGGCGGTGCAGAAGAGCCCGCGTCAGATGAGCTTTCGGGAGCTGACCGCCCACATCCGGAAGGCGAGACAGAGCGGCGGCGAGGTGCGGAAGGAAGAGGTGGAACTGAACATGAAAATCGCCTTCCCGTTCACCAGCTTCCTGCTCGTGCTTCTCGGCGCCCCGCTGGCGTCCCTTCTCCGGCGTGGGGGAAACGCCGTCGGCTTCAGCATCGCCCTGGCGCTCTGCTTCGTCTATTACCTCGCCCTCCGGGTGGGGCAGAGCTTCGGCCACAATGGTTATCTTCCCCCGCTCCTCGCCGCCTGGGCGGGGAACATTCTTTTCGGCGTCGCCGGCATCTGGCTCTTCCGAAAACTCACCAACCGCTAG
- a CDS encoding LptF/LptG family permease yields MRTILSGYILREHVGPFLFAILVITFLFIMDLLIDYIDLFLGKGIALPVVLEVFFLSLGWMVALTVPMSVLVATVMAFGKLSADNEITAMKAAGVGIWQILAAPLLVTTLISAGLVQFNNHILPESNHRLASLLVNIHKKRPSLAIKQGMFNDMQGYTIRVEKLDGKTSAIEGVTIQRNTDDGKTETIVAEKGRIEFTRQGDVLTLFLRDGEIHAVDKASPAHYHRISFETHTIRITELGTELVRAEKNTRGDRELSASDMLARVHAYREEMDKHRQDREETIRSHLAARLSILDWQGPPAPDREEEPNPAAERDEARDLRNLGARLVAKEERITDRERQIDRYMVEVHKKYALPVACIVFILVGAPLGIQAHSGGPGVGIGLSIVFFVVYYLFLIGGEKLADRGYVPPAVAMWAANVLLGAIGIWMVARLMRETRHFRLPSFLRRKKDGDR; encoded by the coding sequence ATGAGGACCATTCTGAGCGGCTACATCTTGAGGGAGCACGTCGGTCCTTTCCTCTTCGCCATCCTGGTGATCACTTTCCTCTTCATCATGGATCTTCTGATCGACTATATCGATCTCTTTCTCGGCAAAGGGATCGCTCTCCCGGTTGTGCTGGAGGTCTTTTTCCTCAGCCTCGGTTGGATGGTGGCGCTCACCGTCCCGATGAGCGTGCTGGTCGCCACGGTGATGGCTTTCGGCAAACTGTCGGCGGACAACGAAATCACCGCCATGAAAGCGGCCGGCGTGGGAATCTGGCAGATCCTCGCCGCACCCCTCCTCGTCACGACGCTGATCAGCGCCGGGCTCGTGCAGTTCAACAACCATATCCTCCCCGAGAGCAACCACCGCCTCGCCAGCCTTCTGGTCAACATCCACAAGAAACGTCCCTCCCTCGCGATCAAGCAGGGGATGTTCAACGACATGCAGGGATACACGATCCGCGTGGAGAAGCTGGACGGAAAGACCTCCGCCATCGAGGGAGTGACGATCCAGAGGAACACCGATGACGGCAAGACGGAGACCATCGTGGCCGAGAAGGGGCGGATCGAGTTCACCCGCCAAGGGGACGTCCTCACCCTTTTCCTGCGGGACGGTGAGATCCACGCGGTAGACAAGGCGAGTCCCGCCCACTACCACCGGATCAGTTTCGAGACGCACACCATCCGGATCACCGAGTTGGGAACGGAGCTGGTGCGAGCGGAGAAGAACACCCGCGGGGACCGGGAGCTGAGCGCCTCGGACATGCTCGCCCGGGTCCACGCCTACCGGGAGGAGATGGACAAACACCGACAGGATCGTGAGGAGACGATCCGCTCCCACCTGGCGGCGCGCCTATCGATTCTCGACTGGCAGGGACCGCCGGCGCCGGACCGCGAGGAAGAGCCGAACCCGGCGGCGGAACGGGACGAGGCGCGGGATCTGCGGAACCTGGGCGCCCGCCTGGTCGCCAAGGAGGAGAGGATCACGGACCGGGAGCGGCAGATCGACCGCTACATGGTGGAGGTGCACAAAAAATACGCCCTCCCGGTAGCGTGCATCGTTTTCATTCTGGTCGGCGCCCCCCTCGGCATCCAAGCGCACAGCGGCGGCCCCGGCGTCGGCATCGGGCTCAGCATCGTTTTCTTCGTCGTGTACTACCTCTTCTTGATCGGCGGCGAGAAGCTGGCGGACCGGGGATACGTCCCCCCCGCCGTGGCGATGTGGGCGGCCAACGTGCTTCTCGGGGCGATCGGCATCTGGATGGTCGCGCGTCTCATGCGCGAGACGCGGCACTTCCGCCTCCCCTCCTTCCTCCGAAGAAAAAAGGACGGGGACCGTTGA
- the sprA gene encoding cell surface protein SprA — MRLSPNRLKRAIGALLLFLAVAAQGAGLPADVERSGSLSLIRNPALRNLPDHLYHRARAPYRSPFVPRLDGYPTPPAPRLRADLERGRLVVTQEREGTSLVHPWVTPLPEYLADARLAEIRRALLENNRQLKGRSGGAKGSGLFNIDIPVRFPKTLGRILGQGANIQVSGSESITFSGETQYYIKSRDNESGGQKKFPELDMRQQLQIQMTGTIGEKVKVEVQHNSESQVPLENRIKLRYEGFEDEVIQRIEVGNTDLALPGNQFVSFSARQQGLFGVKMIGKAGKLDFTAVMSQQQGKTDNASFTGRSKEETRLIDGMDYVKGRFFVLNDYRPIEDLRVFTDDDDASNNTSAQLKGYARHYRNGAPVDSLDGYFDELEEGTDYLINREVGILTMRRSLGENYTLAVYFTTTAGDTVGNIPPEATTDSTASIEVKLIRPPSLFYRPTDERFGETWYYQIRNLYDLGASNIQGDVKIRIVQRAAGAEESYDQQNGIPFAQILGLDLVNNTDQTLGPDDYIDAAYYGKGTRLLDGQGQPEERPGIPTGDLPFIPTILIDKENGLLVFPDLRPFDPVYNHQHANANTSYRLEEPNDVIYDNHDPQPTDSKYQIEVSFRTSQTSFSLNRSNIIEGSEVVKLNGRTLTRGVDYRIIYEIGQIEFLAEEASDPDADIQIDFEYAPFLSQAQKSLAGFAGTYNYSESTKLSTIWLYKGNKTPYRRPRLGQESSRIVVGGLSVSTEHRPEFLTRLTDKIPGVRAREESHFRLDLESAATFPNPNVKNAIYLDDMEGTEESSSFGLTRRQWDPTSIPKIGTSQEDYEREAEKRFRDVWWYNPKNAVSRGDINPDLTDEERRKFVPVLEVALRNGTIADGGEDAWGGVMRLVSKTGLDMKERKFFEIWVNDQNRRKGKMHIDMGLLGEDAMWSTDPPNNSLDSEDRVPRDGVLDDTGNKGENDEDTGLDGLFNSQESGSGGDPAGDDWAYEESDPDNYSRINGTEDNGFLDTEDLNGNGKVDEESGYFRFTIDFTDEEYLAAVGKQEARTSWRLYRVPLAKSEAREIYTQPTFDQGVKYVRIWFEDLDTTDAVFQIYSMDVTGNRWLEAGIQEENGDLIPIAEVDPLEIFAAGVINNKEGEDYDPPPVEIRVERQVPEKEQSLVLNYENLKPGHTGSVFRALFDDENYTRYENMEFWVKRAEPDVEPELYPDPVFFFRFGGDSLNFYEVERTLDYEGWEQVELDLVEMTRLKLQEEPRLDSLYGREVEVREATSGPYTYRAVGIPSMTKVRRLTFGISNRDHREMTGVVWVDDLRLTNVKGDAGYAARLGVDLALSDLLDLSVDYRKVGKDFRRLSGGGGGQLQEENPRNGSDETDLSVSGSVRLGKFLEGVGVAAPLTVGWNRNETLPELQNASDVVLVDPSTERTEKKSENAAISFQRTRKAESPWLYYTFDAMRLRLNGRRGTNFTPTKVDTSSSWGVDWSWSYQPRFQTDLQVFRSWKVNPLPTSVNLSARRERTETRSLDIRSETYRKVTGRTSSSSYSFVLQPLKSETFSSDFNFASNRDHLYGKALSFLPSVNRGLETSRNHQTKLSYSPRFSSLLDWFKPRFSYTSKYTEDIPIGQRQITVDETTGDTLSVVTLHNVQNTNTSTVDFGIGVARLFDLIPDGSGKEDGGDGGRSPAPADSGAAEGGGDPRFGPGHVLRGIKNAGSRIGDVTATVTLGRDSRYDRLTGRPDLKYQFGFTDEVDTLLQYRQQGQSVNASRSRDVGMRASSSIRLVPSMSLRLSFNQNERKGYDSRNQTASKSRTWPDLSYNWDGLEEFWKLSRYLKSASLDVGYNRKRDLSGKTLVAIDKETISKNWNPLFQIDVELQNGLRGSISADRTERVSLSYLGGGSESVSQSRGYSASLNYRMSSRKRINIPILGKGTKGSSFTATTTFALDFNYSTDKEEEKKPYLLSAHTRDISIRPRITWTWLQNLSGSLELRFGERRNLKNENRSTRTIGASISALFKF, encoded by the coding sequence GTGCGTCTCTCTCCGAATCGGCTGAAGCGCGCGATCGGAGCGCTCCTTCTGTTCCTCGCCGTCGCCGCCCAAGGAGCGGGACTCCCCGCGGACGTGGAACGATCGGGTTCTCTCTCCCTGATTCGAAACCCGGCGCTCCGGAATCTACCCGATCACCTCTATCACCGCGCGCGTGCCCCCTATCGTTCCCCCTTCGTGCCCCGCCTGGATGGTTACCCGACGCCGCCCGCCCCTCGCCTACGCGCCGACCTCGAACGGGGCCGTTTGGTGGTCACCCAGGAAAGGGAGGGGACCAGCCTCGTGCATCCGTGGGTGACGCCTCTTCCGGAGTATCTGGCCGACGCGCGTCTCGCCGAAATCCGCCGCGCCCTCCTCGAGAACAACCGGCAGTTGAAGGGGAGAAGCGGCGGCGCGAAGGGGAGCGGCCTCTTCAACATCGACATCCCCGTTCGTTTTCCCAAGACGCTCGGGAGGATCCTCGGACAGGGGGCGAACATCCAGGTTTCCGGCAGCGAGTCGATCACCTTTTCCGGAGAGACCCAGTACTACATCAAGTCGAGGGACAACGAGAGCGGCGGACAGAAGAAGTTCCCCGAACTGGACATGCGGCAGCAGCTCCAGATCCAAATGACCGGCACCATCGGCGAGAAGGTCAAGGTGGAGGTGCAGCACAACTCCGAGTCTCAGGTCCCCCTGGAGAACCGGATCAAGCTCCGTTACGAGGGCTTCGAGGACGAGGTGATCCAGAGGATCGAGGTGGGGAACACGGATCTCGCCCTTCCGGGAAATCAGTTCGTCAGCTTCAGCGCCCGGCAGCAGGGACTCTTCGGCGTCAAGATGATCGGCAAGGCGGGGAAGCTCGACTTCACCGCCGTCATGAGCCAGCAGCAGGGGAAGACGGACAACGCCTCCTTCACGGGACGGTCGAAGGAGGAGACCCGCCTGATCGACGGTATGGATTACGTGAAGGGACGTTTCTTCGTTCTGAACGACTACAGACCGATCGAGGATCTGCGGGTCTTCACCGACGACGACGACGCCAGCAACAATACGAGCGCGCAGCTGAAGGGATACGCCCGGCACTACAGGAACGGTGCCCCCGTCGATTCCTTGGACGGTTATTTCGACGAGTTGGAGGAGGGGACGGACTACCTGATCAACCGCGAAGTGGGGATCCTCACCATGCGGCGTTCCCTGGGCGAGAATTACACCCTCGCCGTCTATTTCACGACGACCGCGGGGGACACGGTGGGGAACATTCCGCCCGAAGCGACGACGGACTCCACCGCATCGATCGAAGTGAAGCTGATCCGTCCTCCGTCCCTCTTCTACAGGCCCACGGATGAAAGATTCGGCGAGACCTGGTATTACCAGATCCGGAACCTCTATGATCTGGGCGCCTCCAACATTCAAGGGGACGTGAAGATCCGCATCGTTCAACGCGCCGCCGGCGCGGAGGAGAGCTACGACCAGCAGAACGGGATCCCCTTCGCCCAGATCCTCGGTCTGGATCTCGTGAACAACACGGATCAGACCCTCGGGCCGGACGACTACATCGACGCCGCGTATTACGGCAAGGGAACCCGGCTCCTGGACGGTCAAGGACAACCGGAAGAGCGCCCGGGGATCCCCACCGGGGATCTTCCCTTCATACCGACCATCTTGATCGACAAGGAGAACGGCCTCCTGGTCTTTCCCGATCTGCGTCCTTTCGATCCCGTCTATAACCATCAACACGCCAACGCCAACACGTCCTACCGTCTCGAAGAGCCGAACGACGTGATTTACGACAACCACGATCCCCAACCGACGGACTCCAAATACCAGATCGAGGTGAGTTTCCGGACCAGCCAAACCTCTTTCTCCCTCAATCGTTCCAATATCATCGAGGGGAGCGAGGTGGTGAAGCTGAACGGGCGCACCCTCACGCGGGGCGTGGATTATCGGATCATTTACGAGATCGGGCAGATCGAGTTTCTCGCCGAAGAGGCTTCCGATCCCGACGCGGACATCCAGATCGACTTCGAGTACGCCCCCTTCCTCTCCCAGGCGCAGAAGAGCCTCGCCGGTTTCGCCGGAACCTACAACTACTCGGAAAGCACCAAGCTCTCCACCATCTGGCTCTACAAGGGGAACAAGACCCCCTACCGCCGTCCCCGCCTCGGCCAGGAGTCCTCGCGGATCGTCGTGGGCGGCCTCTCGGTAAGCACGGAGCACAGGCCCGAGTTCCTCACCCGTCTCACGGACAAGATCCCCGGAGTACGCGCCCGCGAAGAGTCCCATTTCCGTCTCGATCTGGAGTCGGCCGCCACCTTCCCCAACCCGAACGTCAAGAACGCCATTTATCTGGACGACATGGAGGGGACCGAGGAGTCCTCCAGCTTCGGCCTCACCCGCCGCCAGTGGGATCCCACGTCGATTCCCAAGATCGGTACCTCCCAGGAGGACTATGAGAGGGAGGCGGAGAAACGCTTCCGGGACGTCTGGTGGTACAACCCCAAGAACGCCGTTTCCCGGGGAGACATCAACCCGGACCTCACGGACGAAGAGAGAAGGAAATTCGTCCCGGTTTTGGAGGTCGCCCTCCGGAACGGCACGATCGCCGACGGAGGAGAGGATGCCTGGGGAGGCGTCATGCGTCTCGTCTCCAAAACCGGTTTGGACATGAAGGAGAGAAAGTTCTTCGAGATCTGGGTGAACGACCAGAACAGGCGCAAGGGGAAGATGCACATCGATATGGGTCTTCTCGGCGAGGACGCCATGTGGAGCACCGACCCGCCCAACAACAGCCTCGATTCGGAGGACAGGGTCCCGAGGGACGGTGTGTTGGACGACACCGGCAACAAGGGGGAGAACGACGAGGACACGGGGCTGGACGGTCTCTTCAACTCCCAAGAATCCGGGAGCGGCGGCGATCCGGCCGGCGACGACTGGGCTTACGAAGAGAGCGACCCGGACAACTACTCCCGGATCAACGGAACCGAGGACAACGGATTCCTCGACACGGAGGACCTGAACGGAAACGGCAAGGTGGACGAGGAGAGCGGCTACTTCCGTTTCACTATCGACTTCACCGACGAGGAGTACCTCGCCGCCGTGGGGAAGCAGGAGGCGAGGACCAGCTGGCGACTCTACCGGGTCCCGCTCGCCAAGTCGGAAGCGCGCGAGATTTACACCCAGCCCACATTCGATCAGGGGGTCAAGTACGTCCGGATTTGGTTCGAGGACCTGGACACCACCGACGCGGTCTTCCAGATCTACTCCATGGACGTGACCGGCAACCGGTGGTTGGAGGCGGGCATTCAGGAAGAGAACGGCGACCTCATCCCCATCGCCGAGGTGGATCCCCTGGAGATCTTCGCGGCCGGCGTGATCAACAACAAGGAGGGGGAGGACTACGACCCGCCGCCGGTGGAGATCCGCGTGGAGCGCCAGGTGCCGGAGAAGGAGCAGTCCCTGGTTCTGAACTACGAAAACCTGAAGCCGGGGCACACCGGGAGCGTCTTCCGCGCCCTATTCGACGACGAGAACTACACGCGTTACGAGAACATGGAGTTCTGGGTGAAACGGGCCGAGCCGGACGTGGAGCCGGAACTCTACCCGGACCCGGTCTTCTTCTTCCGTTTCGGCGGCGACTCCCTCAACTTCTACGAGGTGGAGAGGACCCTCGACTACGAGGGCTGGGAGCAGGTGGAACTGGACCTGGTGGAGATGACCCGCCTCAAGCTGCAGGAGGAGCCCCGCCTCGACTCGCTCTACGGCCGAGAGGTGGAGGTGCGCGAGGCGACGTCGGGCCCCTACACCTACCGCGCCGTCGGCATCCCCTCCATGACCAAGGTGCGGCGTCTCACATTCGGCATCTCCAACCGGGACCACCGGGAGATGACCGGCGTGGTCTGGGTGGACGATCTCCGCTTGACCAACGTCAAGGGGGACGCCGGCTATGCCGCCCGATTGGGGGTGGATTTGGCCCTATCGGATCTCCTGGATCTCTCGGTGGACTATCGGAAGGTGGGGAAGGACTTCCGCCGTCTGAGCGGCGGGGGCGGGGGGCAGCTGCAGGAGGAGAATCCGCGCAACGGAAGCGACGAAACGGACCTCAGCGTCAGCGGCTCCGTCCGCCTCGGCAAGTTCCTGGAGGGGGTGGGCGTCGCCGCGCCGCTCACGGTGGGATGGAACCGGAACGAAACGCTGCCGGAGCTGCAGAACGCGTCCGACGTGGTGCTTGTGGATCCCTCGACGGAGAGGACCGAGAAGAAGTCGGAAAACGCGGCCATCTCTTTTCAACGCACGCGCAAAGCGGAGAGCCCCTGGCTCTACTACACCTTCGACGCCATGCGCCTCCGCTTGAACGGGCGGCGGGGAACCAACTTCACCCCCACCAAGGTAGACACCAGCTCCTCCTGGGGGGTGGATTGGAGCTGGAGCTACCAGCCCCGCTTCCAAACCGACCTACAGGTGTTCCGCAGCTGGAAGGTGAACCCCCTGCCGACGAGCGTCAACCTGAGCGCCCGGCGGGAGCGGACGGAAACGCGCTCCCTGGACATCCGTTCCGAGACGTACCGGAAGGTGACCGGTAGAACATCCAGCTCCAGCTACTCCTTTGTCTTGCAACCGTTGAAGAGCGAAACCTTCTCCTCGGACTTCAACTTCGCCTCCAACAGGGATCATCTCTACGGCAAGGCGCTCTCCTTCCTCCCGTCGGTCAACCGGGGATTGGAGACGAGCAGGAACCACCAGACCAAGCTCTCTTATTCGCCGCGGTTCAGCTCCCTTCTGGATTGGTTCAAACCGCGTTTCTCCTACACCAGCAAGTACACCGAGGACATCCCCATCGGCCAACGCCAGATCACCGTCGACGAAACCACCGGCGACACCTTGTCGGTGGTGACGCTGCACAACGTGCAGAACACCAACACCAGCACCGTCGATTTCGGCATCGGCGTCGCGCGCCTCTTCGACCTGATCCCGGACGGATCGGGGAAGGAGGATGGGGGCGACGGCGGCCGATCCCCCGCCCCCGCCGACAGCGGCGCCGCGGAGGGGGGCGGCGATCCCCGCTTCGGCCCCGGTCATGTCCTCAGGGGGATCAAGAACGCCGGGTCCCGGATCGGCGACGTCACCGCCACGGTCACCCTCGGGCGGGACTCCCGTTATGACCGTCTCACCGGAAGGCCGGACCTCAAGTACCAGTTCGGATTCACCGACGAGGTGGACACCCTCCTCCAATACCGGCAGCAGGGACAATCGGTCAACGCCAGCCGGAGCCGGGACGTGGGGATGCGGGCGAGCAGCAGTATCCGCCTCGTTCCGAGCATGAGTCTTCGGTTGTCCTTCAACCAGAACGAGCGGAAGGGTTATGATTCAAGGAATCAGACGGCGAGCAAGAGCAGGACCTGGCCGGATCTCAGCTACAACTGGGACGGGCTGGAGGAGTTCTGGAAGCTGAGCCGCTATCTGAAAAGCGCCTCCCTCGACGTGGGGTATAATCGGAAAAGGGACCTCTCCGGGAAGACGCTCGTCGCGATCGACAAGGAAACGATCAGCAAGAACTGGAACCCGCTCTTCCAGATCGACGTGGAACTGCAGAACGGGCTCCGGGGGAGCATCTCGGCGGACCGCACCGAGAGGGTTTCGCTCAGCTATCTCGGAGGAGGCTCGGAGAGCGTATCCCAGAGCCGGGGGTACAGCGCGAGCCTGAATTACCGGATGTCCTCGCGCAAGAGGATCAACATCCCCATCCTCGGGAAGGGGACGAAGGGATCGTCCTTTACGGCGACCACGACATTCGCCTTGGATTTCAACTACTCCACCGACAAGGAGGAGGAGAAGAAGCCCTATCTTCTGAGCGCCCACACCCGGGACATCAGCATCCGCCCCCGGATCACTTGGACCTGGCTCCAGAACCTCTCCGGGAGCCTGGAGCTCCGTTTTGGAGAGAGGAGAAACCTGAAGAATGAAAACCGGAGCACACGGACCATCGGGGCGAGCATATCGGCGCTCTTCAAGTTTTAG
- a CDS encoding M28 family peptidase, whose translation MSGATPSFDEKKAFRYLEKQVSFGPRIPGSEGQARTLQWLEETLRPLAPRLEKRSFTGVNPLTGESARGTNLIASFRPESKDRIFLGAHWDTRIFADFDPDPARRRDPVPGANDGGSGTAVLLVLAEVFRDNPPPYGVDLLFFDFEDQGVPGGESGWCLGSRSFVAGMALTGYRPRAGIVVDMVGGEGLRIAREKRSIDCCSRLVETLFRIGASEAPDIFADGPLRDIYDDHAPFIEAGIPAVDLIGITFPEWHTVNDLPDRCSPKSLGAVGRTLLKLIYEGHEIP comes from the coding sequence GTGAGCGGAGCAACGCCCTCCTTCGACGAGAAAAAAGCCTTCCGCTACCTGGAGAAGCAGGTCTCCTTCGGTCCGCGGATCCCGGGGAGCGAGGGACAGGCCCGCACGCTTCAGTGGTTGGAGGAAACCCTCCGACCCCTGGCGCCCCGGCTGGAGAAACGCTCCTTCACCGGCGTGAATCCTCTCACCGGCGAAAGCGCGCGCGGCACCAATCTGATCGCCTCCTTCCGCCCCGAATCGAAGGACCGGATCTTTCTCGGCGCCCACTGGGACACCCGCATCTTCGCCGATTTCGACCCGGACCCGGCGCGGCGCCGGGATCCCGTCCCCGGAGCGAACGACGGCGGTTCCGGCACGGCGGTCCTTCTCGTGCTGGCGGAGGTGTTCCGCGACAACCCACCCCCTTACGGCGTGGACCTTCTCTTCTTCGATTTCGAGGACCAAGGGGTTCCGGGGGGCGAGAGCGGGTGGTGTCTCGGCTCCCGATCCTTCGTGGCCGGTATGGCGCTCACCGGATACCGTCCCCGCGCGGGGATCGTGGTGGACATGGTCGGCGGCGAGGGGCTCCGGATCGCCCGGGAGAAGCGATCCATCGACTGTTGTTCCCGGCTGGTGGAGACCCTTTTCCGGATCGGCGCCTCCGAGGCGCCCGACATCTTCGCCGACGGGCCGCTCCGGGATATCTACGACGATCACGCCCCCTTTATCGAAGCGGGAATCCCGGCCGTGGACCTGATCGGAATCACATTCCCGGAATGGCACACGGTGAACGATCTTCCGGACCGATGCTCGCCGAAAAGCCTCGGCGCGGTGGGGCGAACCCTTCTGAAACTGATTTATGAAGGGCACGAAATCCCTTGA
- a CDS encoding ribosome maturation factor RimP: MALESLEEDLFRLAFESVEGEGLVLLDVEAIPGGPMRIRFVIDGDGGVTIDDCARVSRLLSDLLDEWERLPGRYRLEVSSPGLDRKIRRRAEYDHFRSRGIRIFADLDGAGIREHRGTLEGLDGEDVLLRMEEGILRIPADRIGKAQLVFDGGKSGGSGRKG; this comes from the coding sequence GTGGCCCTTGAATCCCTGGAGGAGGATCTCTTCCGGCTCGCTTTCGAGTCGGTGGAAGGGGAGGGGCTGGTTCTTCTCGACGTGGAGGCGATCCCCGGCGGTCCGATGCGGATCCGCTTCGTGATCGACGGGGACGGCGGCGTGACCATCGACGACTGCGCCCGAGTCAGCCGTCTTCTCTCGGATCTCCTCGACGAGTGGGAACGCCTGCCGGGCCGTTACCGCCTGGAGGTCTCCTCGCCGGGGCTGGATCGAAAGATCCGCCGCCGCGCGGAGTACGACCATTTTCGCAGCCGCGGGATACGGATCTTCGCGGACCTGGACGGCGCGGGGATTCGGGAGCACCGGGGCACTTTGGAGGGGCTGGACGGCGAGGATGTCCTGCTCCGCATGGAGGAGGGGATTCTGAGAATCCCCGCCGATCGGATCGGAAAAGCGCAGCTCGTTTTCGACGGGGGGAAAAGCGGCGGATCCGGGAGGAAAGGATGA